Proteins encoded together in one Deltaproteobacteria bacterium window:
- a CDS encoding 1-acyl-sn-glycerol-3-phosphate acyltransferase — protein MPRTVFVWSCITFFTLVLGAMAFLTFPFDRRGNVVHLYARLWGWLILLANGVKVSIRGLENIDPKGPYIYICNHLGSFDIFALLAYLPVQFRWLAKVELFRIPVLGWAMSTAGYISLDRSERKRAYMSMKVAAQKIREGTSVVIFPEGSRSPDGTLQPFMKGGFTLAIKAGVPIIPITIDGTWEIMPRDTLRIKKGEIGIVIDRPIETTGLTMKHREKLMKEVEERIRANFPVLIREHRDAA, from the coding sequence TTGCCTAGGACTGTATTTGTCTGGTCATGCATCACGTTCTTTACCTTGGTGTTGGGGGCCATGGCCTTTTTGACCTTCCCCTTCGACCGCCGTGGTAATGTCGTTCACCTCTATGCCCGGCTATGGGGATGGTTGATCTTGTTGGCCAATGGGGTGAAGGTGAGTATCAGGGGGTTGGAGAATATCGATCCCAAGGGGCCTTATATCTATATATGCAACCACCTGGGGAGCTTTGACATCTTTGCGCTGCTCGCCTACCTCCCAGTGCAGTTCCGTTGGTTGGCAAAGGTGGAGCTGTTCAGGATCCCGGTCTTGGGCTGGGCAATGAGTACAGCCGGGTATATAAGCCTTGACCGTTCGGAAAGGAAGAGGGCCTACATGAGTATGAAAGTCGCTGCCCAAAAGATCAGGGAAGGGACCTCGGTGGTCATCTTTCCAGAGGGCTCTCGTTCCCCTGACGGGACCCTTCAACCCTTTATGAAGGGGGGATTCACCTTGGCCATTAAGGCGGGGGTACCCATCATCCCCATCACCATCGATGGGACATGGGAGATCATGCCCAGGGATACCCTCAGGATCAAGAAGGGGGAGATAGGGATCGTCATCGATCGTCCCATTGAGACCACGGGTCTCACCATGAAGCATAGGGAGAAATTAATGAAGGAAGTAGAGGAGAGGATCAGGGCCAACTTTCCCGTCCTGATCAGGGAGCACAGA